CCCACCCTAAAGTGCATCTGCGCCAGAGCCAAGGATTTCATCATGCCTTGCTCGAACTTGAGTAACAAGCCATTGCAAATCTGCATCTTCAAGACCCAATTTAGTGATCTGGGCGACCGTATTAAAGAGATACTCTGAATTTGGCCCCATCCCCCCTTTAGCCGCAGCAATAATCTGTGCCTGTTCGGTCAAAGGAATAGACCCGCAATATTGGACATGACCGGGATCAATGACATAGGTCAGCGCCGCAACCGACTGCCCCGAGCGCAAGGCGACCGGAACCGTTTTTTCGAGATAGGCCGAAGAAACCAATTCACGCTCGCGCAAATAGGCCAAGGTGGTGGCTTCGGCAGATTTCGCCACCCGAAAGGCAAGCCCGTCACAACTGCCACCGGCTGTTTGATCAAGCGCCAAGACCAATCCCGGATGCTCAACCGTGCCCCGATGATGGATCGAGCGCATGCAGAAACTACGTTGATAGCCCTCAAGCCGCGCGAGGGCTGTTTCCACATAGTCAAAGCCGGGATTCCACAGCAACGATCCGTAGCCGAACACCCACATATCCATTTCACTGGCCCTTCTGGTTTTGCGTCTGTAAACACGATTTTATCCGCAACCGAAAGGGCTGGCTGCATGTTTCGAATGTTACTGATCATCTTTTTGGCCGCGCTGCTTTGGTCTGCTGCCTGGTTTTGGGGCGGGGCCAGCAACAAAATGCGAATCACAACTTGGATTTCTGACCAGCAACAAGCCGGTTACGACATTGGGTTTTCCGACCTTTCACAGCTCGGGTTTCCGAATCGGTATGATATGACCATGCAAAACCCAAAGCTGTCAGCGGCCAACCCTGGACTTGATTGGCGCGCAGATTTTATTCAAATAATGCGGCTAAGTTATCAACCGGACCACCATATTTTGGTATGGCCAGACACCCAGAAGATAACTTTTAATAAGCGCAATTTTGATATGCGCCACCAAGGATTAAGAGCTTCGGTTGTGACCCGTGATCCGGGTCAGTTCCGGCTGTCGACCGAAGCCAGAGATATCGTGATTTCATCCTCAGGCCGCCAATGGCTCGCGGCGCAGGATTTGCAGTTTTCCATCGTGGAAACCGCAACAGGCGTAAAAGTCTATATTCGGCTCAAAGACGTTAAACTTGACGAGGGCGCGCAGGAGGGCGAAATGCGCTTATTGTTCGATATTAGCGGCCAAGCGCTTGGATTTAACGGCCTGTTGCCACAGCTTCGCCCGAATGAAACTTTCGAAGTTTCTAACATCAAGTTGGGCATAAATGATGTCGATGTTACGCTTGAGGGCTGGCTGTCTCTTGGCTTGGACACAGGACTGCGCGGCCGACTGCAAGCAGATCAGAAACACTGGCAAATCGTTAAATCGCTTCTTGGTTCCGCCCTTCCAGAAAACCAGCCAGATAAGGGATTTTCCCGCTCAGGTCTAACCATAGCCCCCTATGACGATGCGGCCGTGAATTAAATTCCGTAAACCACCTCGGCAGATCACTTGTCCGGTTCCGGATTCATATTTTGTTGGCAAGTGGATAAAAATTGTTACTATAGGGCATTGCACAGAGACCGCGCATCACAAATAGGCCGTGTAACGAAATGCCCGCCCGGTCACGATTTCACACAAAAAGGAGAAGTTCATGTCAAAACTAACTTCCAAGTTTTTAACCGCCACTGCTTTGGCGATTGCCTCGGTTACCGGCACCAGTTTGGCCGCTCAGAATGAACTGACGATCGCAATTCAGCTTGAGCCACCGCATCTTGATCCCACCAGCGCAGCCGCCGGTGCGATCGACAGTGTACTTTACTCCAATGTTTTTGAAGGCCTGACGCGGTTTGCCTCGGACGGGGCGATCATTTCCGGATTGGCAAAATCATGGGATATTTCCGCAGATGGGACCGAATACACCTTTCACCTGCATAGCGGTGTGACGTTCCACGACGGCACTGCGATGGATGCCGAAGATGTAAAGTTTTCGCTTGATCGCGCGCGCGGCGAAGACAGCACCAATGCCCAAAAAGCTCTGTTTTCCGGCATCACCGATGTGAGCGTTGTCGATAGCACAACCGTCAAAGTCAATTTGGATCAGGCCAACGGCAGCTTTTTGTTCAACATGGCATGGGGGGATGCTGTAATTGTGGCCCCTGAAAGTATTGAGGGCATTAAAAATAATCCGGTCGGCACCGGCGCGTTCAAATTCGTCAACTGGGTGCAGGGCGACCGCATCGAGCTGGCGCGTAACGGCGACTATTGGGGCGCAGCGCCCGCATTGGATGCGGCCACGTTCAAGTTCATCTCGGATCCAACGGCTGCCTTTGCAGCGGTGATGGCGCAGGATGTGGATGTCTTTGCTGGCTTCCCGGCGCCGGAAAACCTGCCACAGTTTGAAGCGGATGCACGCTTTCAGGTGCTGTCTGGTTCAACCGAGGGCGAAACCATTTTGTCGACCAACAACAAAATGCCGCCTCTGGATAATGTCAAAGTGCGCAAAGCCATTGCCCATGCGATTGATCGCCAAGCAATTATCGACGGTGCAATGTTTGGCTACGGGACCCCGATTGGCACCCATTTCGCACCGCACAACCCCGATTATGTCGATTTGACAGGAAACTCAGCCTATGACCCCGAGCTGTCCAAGCAGCTTCTGGCCGAGGCCGGCTTTCCAGACGGGTTTGAAACCACGCTCAAACTTCCACCCCCCTCATATGCACGGCGCGGCGGTGAAATTATCGCAGCGCAATTGCGCGAAGTTGGGATTGAAACCGAGATCAGCAATCTTGAGTGGGCGCAATGGCTTGAGCAGGTGTTCCGCGGCAAGGATTATGGCCTAACTATTGTCAGCCACACCGAACCGATGGACATCGGCATTTATGCGCGGCCTGAGTATTACTTCCAATACGACAACCCTGCATTCCAAGCCCTAATGACCGAACTGAATGCGGAAAGCGATCCGGCCAAACGCAGCGCAATGTTGCAAAAGGCACAGCGGATCATTTCCGACGATTACGTCAACGGCTATCTGTTCGAGCTGGCATATTCGACCGTTGCCGATGCCAAAATACGTGGGCTTTGGGTCAATGCGCCAACTCAAGCCAATGATCTAACAGGGGTCAGTTGGGCCAACTAAATCGGAACATGAAGACCTAAAATCTGTAAAAGGGGGCAAATCTGCCCCCTTTTTTTTGCCATTTTACTGGACCTATGTTTGATCCCTGACTACGGTTTTATCTATGCTGCGCTATACGCTTAAACGTGCTCTATCTCTGGCCCTGAGCCTCTGTTTGGCCTCGGTGATCATTTTCGCCGTGGTTGAGGTCGCGCCCGGTGATCCCGCCTCATTTATGCTCGGTATCAATGCGCAGCCCGACACCGTGGCCGCGCTGCGCGCCGAGCTGGGGCTGGACCAGGGCAAATTTGCCCGCTACATCGCGTGGATCGGCGGAATGCTGAGCGGGGATTTTGGCCTGTCCTACACTTATCGTAGCCCGATTTCGGATATGATCGGCGAGCGGCTTTGGATTTCACTGCCCTTGGCGATTTATGCCCTCGTGATATCAACCGCGATTGCCTTTCCCACAGGTCTTTATGCCGCCTCACGGCGCGGCAAAGCCGGTGATGTGGCGGTGATGGGGGCGACCCAGTTGGGTGTGGCCATTCCGAATTTCTGGTTTGCGATGATCTTGGTGGTGATCTTTGCAATTAAGCTGCGCTGGTTTTCGGCTGGCGGCTTTGCCGGTTGGGACGATGGGCTGTTCCTTGGGCTAAAGTCTCTGACCCTTCCGGCGATTGCCTTGGCTCTGCCGCAGGCCGCGATCCTGTCGCGCGTGATGCGCAGTGCGCTGATTGAAACCCTGTCAGAAGATTATATTCGCACCGCCCGCGCCAAAGGGCTTGGCAAACGGGCCACGCTTTGGCGGCACGCCCTGCGCAACGCGATGATCCCGGTGCTGACCATTATCGGGCTACAGTTTTCCTTTCTGATGGCTGGCGCAATTATCATCGAGCAAGTGTTTTTCCTGCCCGGTCTGGGCCGCTTGGTGTTTCAGGCGATCACCCAGCGCGATCTGATTGTGGTGGAAAGCGTGGTCATGCTGTTGGTGTTTGCGGTCATCTTGGTGAATTTCCTGGTCGATCTGGCCTATGCGGCGGTGGATCCGCGTCTGAGAGAGCGCACATGAGCCGCAGCCGTTCCCTGACCATCGGGGCTGTGCTCAGCCTGATGATCCTGCTGATCGCAGCGGTGTCGTTTATCTGGGTGCCGTATGATGTTACCCAATTGAGCATTCCCGATAAACTGCAGCGGCCCAACTGGACCCACTGGCTGGGCACCGATCACTTTGGCCGCGATCTGTTTTCCATGATCATGGTGGGCGCGCGCACCTCGATCGCCGTGGCGCTATTGGCGGTGGGTATCGGGATCGGGCTTGGCGTGCCCTTGGGGCTCGCGGCAGCGGCGCGTCAGGGATCGCTTCTGGATGAGGTGATCATGCGCACCAATGATCTTATCTTTGCCTTTCCCTCACTGGTGATTGCCATTTTGATCACCGCGCTTTTTGGCGCAGGGGCAATGAACGCCATCATTGCTATCGGAATTTTTAATATTCCGGTGTTTGCTCGTGTCACCCGCGGTGGTGCGCTCAGCCTGTGGCAGCGTGAATTTATCCTTGCCGCGCGGGTCAGCGGCAAATCCGCTCTGCGCATATCGGTTGAGCATATCCTGCCCAATGTCAGCAATCTTTTGATTGTGCAGGGCACCATTCAGTTTAGCCTTGGAATTCTGGCCGAAGCGGGCCTCAGCTATGTAGGTCTTGGGGCGCAGCCGCCGACACCAAGTTGGGGCAGAATGCTGGCCGATGCGCAAACCATGGTCAGCTTTGCGCCGCATCTGGCAATCATTCCGGGCAGCGCCATTATCCTTACCGTGCTGGGGCTTAACCTGCTGGGCGATGGGCTGCGCGATCATTTAGACCCCAAGGTCAGGAAGGGGCGCGGATGAGCTTGCTGAACGTGCAAAACCTTTCTGTGGATATTGGCGATCTAACCGTTCTGGACAGCATTAGCTTTGATCTTAAATCCGGCGATATTCTTGCCCTGACGGGCGAAAGTGGATCGGGCAAGTCAATGACCGCGCTGGCACTAATGCAATTGCTGCCCGAAGCGGCCATATGCAGCGGCTCTATTCAACTTGACGGCCGCGAGGTGATCGGGCTGGATGACCCGTCGCTTTGCAAGCTGCGCGGGGCGCAGGTCAGCATGGTGTTTCAAGAGCCGATGACAGCGCTTAATCCGGTCAAAACCATCGGCAATCAGGTGATGGAAACCCTGCTAGAACATGATATGGCGCAAAAGGCCCAAGCTCGGCAGCAAGCCCAGCAGGTGCTGGAACGGGTCGGGCTTCCCGCTGCCCAGATTTCAATGAACAGCTATCCGCATCAATTGTCGGGCGGTCAGCGGCAACGGGTGGTCATCGCTATGGCCATCGCGCTGCGCCCGAAGCTTTTAATTGCGGATGAGCCGACCACAGCACTGGATGTCACCACCCAGGCGCAAATCTTGAGGCTGCTGAAAAAGCTTACCAAAGAGGACCAGATGGGGATGATAATGATCACCCATGATCTGGCTGTGGTGGCCGATATGGCCGATGAAATCGCAGTGATGCAACTTGGTAAAATAGTTGAAAAAGCCGGCCCTGAAACGCTGTTTACCGCCATGCAGCACCCCTATACCAAAACCCTTTTTGCCGCCTCGGGGCATCAGGTTGCCCTACCGCCATTGCCGCCAGATCCACCACCCTTGCTTGAGGTCAAAGACGTTTATCGCAGCTACACGCTGCCACGCCGCGCCCTGTGGCAAAAACCGGCCCAAAAACCGGCGGTTCAGGGGGTCAGCTTTGAGCTACGCCGCGGCGAAAGGCTGGGTCTGGTGGGCGAATCGGGTTGCGGCAAATCCACCCTGACACGGGCAATATTAGGGCTTGATCCGATTGATAAGGGCGATATCTGGCTCAATGGGCAAAGCCTGCATGGGGCGGGCGCCGATCTGCGCCGTGATATTCAAGTGGTGTTTCAAGACCCCTACGGCTCGTTCAACCCGCGTCATAAAGTCGGCCGGCTTATTCGAGAGCCCTATCATCTTTTGACGCAGCCCCCGACCCCACTGGATCAGGGTGATGCCGTGGTCACTGTGCTCAAAGCGGTCGGCCTGCACGCCGAGGATCAATTTAAATATATCCATGAGTTTTCCGGTGGCCAGCGGCAACGGATCGCCATTGCCCGGGCGCTTATCATTCGCCCCAAACTGGTTATTTTCGATGAAGCCGTCTCAGCGCTTGATGTCTCGGTGCGGGCGCAAATCCTTGATCTGATTGCTGCACTGGCCGAAGATTACGGGCTCAGCTATCTATTTATCAGTCACGATCTTTCCGTGGTGCGCACCATTACCGATCGCTGTTTGGTGATGCAAAACGGAGAAATTGTCGAACATGGCCAAACCGCCGCTATCCTTGACAATCCGCAGCATACCTATAGCCAAGAATTGATCGCGGCAGCCCCCAAGCTGCCCAGAATTTCCATAGGAGCCTAAAGACATGTCGCTTCCCAAACTGCCCTTTGCCGCAGATAAATGCCTTATTGGTGGCCGGTGGATTACCCCTCAAACCGGCAATACAATTGATCTGATCAACCCCTCGGACGGAAGCGCGCTAACGGCGATTGCCGCAGGTGGTGCGGAAGATATCGACGCCGCGGTTGCCGCAGCCCGCAGTGCATTCGACACAAGCTGGTCCCAAACCACCGCAACCGATCGCGGCCGTATGTTAAGCAAGCTGTCGGCGCTGGTGTTAGAGCATAGCGCCTATCTGGCCGAACTTGAGGCGCTGGATGTGGGCAAACCGCTAAAACAGGCCCATGCGGATGCCATCGCTCTAGCGCGTTATATGGAGTTTTATGGCGGCGCGGCGGATAAGCTGCACGGCGAAACCCTGCCCTATCAACAGGGCTATACGGTCTACACCCTGCGCGAGCCACATGGGGTTACCGGCCATATAGTGCCGTGGAATTACCCAATGCAAATCATCGGCCGATCGGTGGGTGCGGCATTGGCGATGGGCAATGCCTGCGTGCTGAAACCCGCAGAAGAGGCTTGCCTGACAGCATTGGCCTTTGCCGATCTGGCGGGCAAGGCAGGTCTGCCCGACGGGGTTTTAAACGTGGTGCCCGGCACAGGTCAAAGCGCGGGTGCCGCCTTGGCAGCGCACGGCGGCATTGATCATCTTAGCTTTACCGGATCCGTGATAACCGGACAGCGGGTGCAGGCGGCAGCCGCGCAGCACGTGGTGCCGGTCACGCTTGAGCTTGGCGGGAAATCCCCACAGGTGGTCTTTGAAGATGCTGATCTTAACGCCGCCTTGCCGTTTTTAATCAATGCCGGGATACAAAATGCCGGTCAGACCTGCTCAGCCAGCAGCCGGATATTGGTGCAGCGCGGCCTTTATGAACAGGTGGTTGAACGCATGTCCGAACGCTATCAAAGCCTGACAGCGCGGCCCGCAATGGCAGATGGCGATTTGGGGCCGCTAATATCAGCGCGTCAGCAGGGCATCGTGAACGGGTTTTTGGAACAGGCGAGCGATCTGACCTGCGCCGCCAAAGGGCAGATTGCCGAGGATGCGCCGAAAGGTGGCAGCTATGTGGCGCCGCATCTTTTTGCCGATGTGGCCCCGACCCACGCGCTGGCACGCGATGAGGTGTTCGGGCCAGTGCAGGTGGTGATCCCGTTTGAGGATGAGGCCGAAGCGATTGCCATTGCCAACGGCACCGATTACGGGCTGGTGGCCAGTGTCTGGACCCGTGACGGCGGGCGGCAGATGCGCATGGCCAAGGCTCTGCGCTCGGGTCAGGTGTTTATCAATAACTACGGCGCTGGCGGCGGGGTTGAGCTGCCCTTTGGCGGGCGCGGACTGTCGGGTCACGGCCGCGAAAAAGGCTTTGAGGCGCTTTACGGGTTTTCGGCGCTGAAAACCGTTGCCGCGCATCATGGCTAGCGGACGGCTTCGCCTGACGAACCGCGATGCGCGCAGGCTCTGGATCTGGACCAATGGACTGGCCGAAACGCCAATAGGTCCATGCAAGCTGATGGATATTGTGAACCGTTTGGGGTTCGTTCAGATCGATACCATCCGCAATGTCACCCGCGCCCATAATCATATTTTATGGTCGCGCAATCAAAACTACCGCGAAGGGGCGATCTGGGACCGCTTAGCGGCCCGCGATGTGTTTGAGCATTTCACCCATGATGCCAGCCTGATCGCGGCTGATGTGCTGCCCTATTGGGGCCTGCAGTTTGCCCGATTAGAGGCTGCGATATCGCGCAACACTTGGTATCAGTCAGGTCTGGCCCAAGAACAGGTGGCCGCAATCGTTGCGCGCATCAAAGTCGAAGGCGCCCTATCCACTCATGCGTTTGACACAAAGGCTAAAATCCGTGAGATGTGGGCGCGGCCGCCGCATAAAAAGGCCCTTGATCACCTTTGGTATGCCGGAAAACTGGCCACCTCGCATCGTGAAAAATTTGTAAAGTTCTACGATCTGGCCGAACGTGTTTTCCCGCCCCATGAGCAGCGCACAGACGCCGAGGCGCTGCGCTGGCTCGCGGCTGCAGCGATGGACAGGTTAAGTTTCGCCGCGCAGGGCGAGGTGCAGCGGTTTTGGGATGTAATAAGCGCGCAGGAAGCCAGAGAGTGGACCACGAAAACCAAGGACCTTATCCCGATAGAAGTCACCTGTGCAGATGGGTCGACCTATGCCGCAATAGCGCATCCGGACATAGAAAAACGGCTGCGTGCAGCGCCTGAGCCCACATCAAAACTGCGCATTTTAAACCCGTTTGATCCGCTGATCCGTGACCGTAGCCGACTGGAAAAGCTATTTGGCTTTGCCTACCGCAATGAAATGTTTGTGCCAAAGGCCAAACGCATCTGGGGGTATTATGTGTATCCCCTGCTCGAAGGCACGCGGTTTGTTGGGCGAATTGAGCTTAAGGCCGACCGCAGCAAGCAGCTGCTTGCTGTAATCGGTTTTTGGAAAGAACCGGGTCAGCAGTGGAGCACTGCGCGCTGGAATAAATTGGAAGCCGAACTGCGCCGGTTTGGCAGGTTTGCCGGCTTAAGCACGCTGAGATGGGATATCGAACGTGTTTAACTTGAATATCATTGGATTTGAGCGCAAGCTTTGAATGAGGACAGCGGAGGCATTTGGATGAGACTGGACGGAAAAACGGCCATTGTTACCGGCGGAGGTTCGGGATTTGGTGCCGGGATAGCGCGTAAATTTATCGCCGAGGGCGCACAGGTGGTGATCGCCGATATCAACAGTGCAGCGGCTGAAAGCCTGAGCGATGAGCTGGGCGCAGCAGCCTTTGCCGCCCATGTGGATGTTGCAGATTTACGCTCGGTAAAAGCGCTTGCCCACCAAGCTGAAAAAGATGTGGGAGCGGTTGATATTATCATTAACAACGCCGGGGTGACCCATTTGCCAACGCCGCTAGACGAGGTCAGCGAAGAAGATTTTGACCGCGTGTTTTCGGTCAATTGCAAATCTGTCTATTTGACAGCCAAAACCTTTGTGCCGGCCATGAAAGCGCGCGGCGACGGGGCGATTTTAAATATCGCATCCACCGCAGGCGTATCACCACGGCCCAACCTCAATTGGTACAACAGCTCGAAAGGCTGGATGAACACGGCGACCAAAACCATGGCGGTCGAGCTGGCACCCTTTGGCATCCGCGTGAATGCCATCAATCCCGTGGCAGGTGAAACGCCTTTGCTTGCGTCGTTTATGGGCGAAGATACGCCCGAGATACGCGCCAAATTCCTATCAACCATTCCTTTGGGGCGGTTTTCCACACCCGAAGATATTGCCAACAGCGCCTGCTATCTATGCTCGGACGAAGCCAGCATGGTGACCGGGGTCTGCATGGAAGTGGATGGCGGGCGGTGTATCTAATGCAGCCCGGACCACGTAATTTAATCACCGATGTTGCAGGAATTGAGGTCGGCAACGCCTGTGATGCGGCGCTGAAATCCGGCGTCAGCGTGGTTCTGTCGGATGCCCCCATGACCGCCTCTTGTGCGGTGATGGGCGGTGCACCTGGAACCCGGGATACCGAATTGCTTGAACCCGACAAAACCGTACCGGCGGTTGACGCGCTGGTGCTGTCTGGCGGATCTGCTTTCGGGCTTGATGCGGCCAGCGGCGTCAGTGCCTGTCTGGCCAAAGAAGGTCGTGGCTATAGGGTGGGCAGCGCCAAAGTGCCGATTGTGCCCACTGCTATATTGTTTGATTTGCTCAACGGCGGCGATAAAAACTGGGCGACCAACCCCTATGCGGCTCTTGGCCGCGCCGCCTTTGAGGCCCGCAGCGAAAGTTTTGATATAGGCACTGCAGGCGCAGGCTACGGCGCGCTCTGCGGAATGATGAAGGGTGGTCTTGGCTCTGCTTCATTTCAGCTTAGCTCTGGGATCACCGTCGGGGCGTTGGTGGCCGCCAATCCGGTTGGCAACCTAGTGGAACCGGAGGGCAAACGGTTCTGGGCTGCCCCGTTTGAGGTTGGCGCAGAGTTTGGCGGCTGCGGTGTGCCAAACCCCAAGGGCCCCGTTGGACTTGCGCAAAGCAAACTTGGCCGTTTGGTTGACGGCGCCAACACCACACTGGCCATCGTGGCCACCGATGCCATTTTGACCAAAGCCGAAGCCAAACGCTTGGCTACCATTTCGCATGACGGCTTTGCACGCGCCATTTTGCCCTCGCATTTGCCGCAGGATGGGGATTTAATCTTTGCCGCTTCAACCGGCAGGCAGGCTGCACCCGAAGGCCGGTTGGGATTTGCCGAGCTGTGTCACGCGGCCAGCCTATGCGTCGCGCGCGCCGCAGCACGCGGTATATTTGAAGCAAGCAGAGAGCAGAATGATACGCTACCCACTTGGGCTGATTTCAATCGCTAAGGGGCCAGATATCTTTTCAAGCATGGCACATCTGAATTTCTAAACCACGCATTTATTCAACGAACACTAAAAAACACCGCAGGGCGCTAAATCGACCGGTTTGTGGCTTTTGGATGCGCCAATGTGATGCCAACTTGATAGCTTTTCGCAAGCAGGGATTGGCGGCGCTTAATTGAACCAGTGGCACCGCAGAGCACTTCGAGCCTGCGTGGAGAGAAGCCAAAATAACCAAAGGTTCCCTTGATCCATGCGGTTTCCAATGCAGACAGGTACCCGCCATTTTCCATTTCATCTGAGCGTGCTCCGGCCGGGACTAGAAGCACTCCGGAACGGGGCCTTTGGAGTGAGCTTTCCGGGTCTTGTAATTGATCGTAGGCCCAACCCCAGCTCCAGACACGGTCGAGCCAACCCTTAGTCATCGATGGCATGCCCCACCAAAATAGCGGAAAAACCAGACAGATTGCATCAGCTCGCGCAATCCGCCGTTGTTCGTGGGCCACATCATCCGATGGGGTTGCGTGGGGTTCTCTTGCAATGTCAGCCATTGAAAAACGCGGATCAAAACCTTCCGCATGTAAATCTGCTAGCTCGACCGAATGACCAGACGCCTCTGCGCCAGCCATGAATTGCTGGGCAACAGCAGCGCTAAACGACTTTGGGTTGGGGTGATCTAGAATGGTCAATACATGCAAATGCGCAGCCTTCAGAAAATATTTTTCCAGCGCCATTTAAGACTATGGATGCAAAACCAGTTCACAAGCTGGCCGCTCCAAATACGCGTGTAGGCGTTGGCTTAAACGCATTCCGCCCGAGAGTTGAGTTTAGGTCAAGAGGAAACTTACTGGTGCGCTTTTTCACATTTGGAGGGCCAGGGCACTGGGCGACATAGGAACACCTTGCCAATGCCTTGGCGTGTCTTGTCGTGTTCGCCACAATATTGTCCGATATCACAATAGCCTAGATCACCGACCGCGCGCTTGTGTCAGCCCTTTTCGTGAAAAAATCCAAAAATTTTCTCGGCCATGGCAGCGGAAATGCCATCTACGGCCTTTAGATCGGCTAGATTGGCGCGGCTAACGGCTTTGGCCGAGCCAAAATGGGCAAGCAATGCGCGTTTGCGTGATGCGCCCACACCGGTTATTTCGTCAAGGGGCGTGGCCCCAATGGCCTTGGCCCGCTTGGCCCGATGGGTGCCGATTGCAAACCTGTGCGCTTCATCCCGCAGTCTTTGGATGAAATACAGCACCGGGTCATTGCGCTGCAGAGCAAAGGGGCGCTGGCCGCGCATGTGGAACTCTTCTTTGCCCAGATCACGATCAATGCCCTTGGCCACCCCGACCATGGGGATGTCGTCCACGCCAAACTCGGCCATAACCTGCGCCACGGCAGAGACCTGACCTGCGCCGCCATCGATCAACAATAGATCCGGCCAGTGATCCAAACTACGGTCGGGGTCTTCCTTCAACAGACGTTTAAAGCGGCGGCTCAGCACCTCTTTCATCATGCCGAAATCATCGCCCGGGGTCACGTTTTCATCGGATATATTAAACTTGCGGTAGCTGTTTTTCATCAGCCCCTCAGGGCCGGCCACAATCATCGCGCCAACCGCGTTGCTGCCCTGAATATGCGAGTTGTCATAAACTTCGATACGCTGCGGCGGCTGATCTAGTTCAAAGGCGTCCGCCAGACCGCGCAGCAGTTTTGCCTGGGTCGCAGTTTCGGCCATTTTGCGCGCCAGACTTTCCTTTGCATTGCGCAGCGCGCCCGAGATGAGTTCAAGTTTTTCACCGCGCAAGGGGACGATAATATCAACCTTGCGGCCGAGCTTATCACTGAGCAATTGCTGCATCAGATCGGCGTTTTCAATACCGTGGGACAGGATCATGGCGCGCGGCGATTCCTTGGTGGCGTAAAACTGACCCAAGAACGCTTCCATCACCTCGGCATGGCCCATATCAGCAGCCACACGCGGGTAAAAATCCCGATTGCCCCAGTTTTGATTGGCACGGATGAAAAACACCTGCACGCAGGCCTGACCCGCTTCGAGATGCAGCGCAACAA
The nucleotide sequence above comes from Rhodobacteraceae bacterium Araon29. Encoded proteins:
- a CDS encoding winged helix-turn-helix domain-containing protein, with the translated sequence MASGRLRLTNRDARRLWIWTNGLAETPIGPCKLMDIVNRLGFVQIDTIRNVTRAHNHILWSRNQNYREGAIWDRLAARDVFEHFTHDASLIAADVLPYWGLQFARLEAAISRNTWYQSGLAQEQVAAIVARIKVEGALSTHAFDTKAKIREMWARPPHKKALDHLWYAGKLATSHREKFVKFYDLAERVFPPHEQRTDAEALRWLAAAAMDRLSFAAQGEVQRFWDVISAQEAREWTTKTKDLIPIEVTCADGSTYAAIAHPDIEKRLRAAPEPTSKLRILNPFDPLIRDRSRLEKLFGFAYRNEMFVPKAKRIWGYYVYPLLEGTRFVGRIELKADRSKQLLAVIGFWKEPGQQWSTARWNKLEAELRRFGRFAGLSTLRWDIERV
- a CDS encoding glucose 1-dehydrogenase; the encoded protein is MRLDGKTAIVTGGGSGFGAGIARKFIAEGAQVVIADINSAAAESLSDELGAAAFAAHVDVADLRSVKALAHQAEKDVGAVDIIINNAGVTHLPTPLDEVSEEDFDRVFSVNCKSVYLTAKTFVPAMKARGDGAILNIASTAGVSPRPNLNWYNSSKGWMNTATKTMAVELAPFGIRVNAINPVAGETPLLASFMGEDTPEIRAKFLSTIPLGRFSTPEDIANSACYLCSDEASMVTGVCMEVDGGRCI
- a CDS encoding peptidase T4, with protein sequence MQPGPRNLITDVAGIEVGNACDAALKSGVSVVLSDAPMTASCAVMGGAPGTRDTELLEPDKTVPAVDALVLSGGSAFGLDAASGVSACLAKEGRGYRVGSAKVPIVPTAILFDLLNGGDKNWATNPYAALGRAAFEARSESFDIGTAGAGYGALCGMMKGGLGSASFQLSSGITVGALVAANPVGNLVEPEGKRFWAAPFEVGAEFGGCGVPNPKGPVGLAQSKLGRLVDGANTTLAIVATDAILTKAEAKRLATISHDGFARAILPSHLPQDGDLIFAASTGRQAAPEGRLGFAELCHAASLCVARAAARGIFEASREQNDTLPTWADFNR
- a CDS encoding flavodoxin family protein, with the translated sequence MALEKYFLKAAHLHVLTILDHPNPKSFSAAVAQQFMAGAEASGHSVELADLHAEGFDPRFSMADIAREPHATPSDDVAHEQRRIARADAICLVFPLFWWGMPSMTKGWLDRVWSWGWAYDQLQDPESSLQRPRSGVLLVPAGARSDEMENGGYLSALETAWIKGTFGYFGFSPRRLEVLCGATGSIKRRQSLLAKSYQVGITLAHPKATNRSI
- the uvrC gene encoding excinuclease ABC subunit UvrC, whose product is MNKTGYKIIQKYVATLDSSPGVYRMLDDQARVLYVGKARNLKARVSNYARPSGHSARIARMISETSSMMFLTTRTETEALLLEQNLIKQLKPRYNVLLRDDKSFPNILVTTQHRFPQIKKHRGAKSEKGAYYGPFASAGSVNRTLSQLQRVFMLRNCTDAMFESRTRPCLQYQIKRCSGPCVDRISRDNYAASVKDAQRFLSGRSTEVQETLAAQMAAASEAMEFEQAASLRDRIRALTQVQTTQGINPRTVKEADIVALHLEAGQACVQVFFIRANQNWGNRDFYPRVAADMGHAEVMEAFLGQFYATKESPRAMILSHGIENADLMQQLLSDKLGRKVDIIVPLRGEKLELISGALRNAKESLARKMAETATQAKLLRGLADAFELDQPPQRIEVYDNSHIQGSNAVGAMIVAGPEGLMKNSYRKFNISDENVTPGDDFGMMKEVLSRRFKRLLKEDPDRSLDHWPDLLLIDGGAGQVSAVAQVMAEFGVDDIPMVGVAKGIDRDLGKEEFHMRGQRPFALQRNDPVLYFIQRLRDEAHRFAIGTHRAKRAKAIGATPLDEITGVGASRKRALLAHFGSAKAVSRANLADLKAVDGISAAMAEKIFGFFHEKG